A portion of the Raphanus sativus cultivar WK10039 unplaced genomic scaffold, ASM80110v3 Scaffold3245, whole genome shotgun sequence genome contains these proteins:
- the LOC108851495 gene encoding vacuolar protein-sorting-associated protein 37 homolog 1 yields MFNFWGSKDQQGQSRPPPEVSSSSQQQQPWYSPSLVSSPSSSSRPQTSGHIPAHVSPGEAAGIITFLKDKSVDELRKLLSDKDAYQQFLLSLDQVKVQNNIKDELRRETLQLARDNLEKEPQITELRNQCRIIRTTELAAAQEKLNELERQKEEILKFYSPASLLNKLQEAMNQVDEESEALQEKFLEKEIDTAAFVQKYKKLRTIYHRRALIHLAAKTSTIG; encoded by the exons ATGTTCAATTTCTG GGGATCAAAAGACCAACAAGGGCAATCACGTCCTCCTCCggaagtttcttcttcttcgcagcagcagcagccatgGTACTCTCCTTCTCTAGTCAGCTCGCCAAGCTCCTCATCTCGGCCTCAAACATCTGGTCACATTCCAGCACATGTTTCACCTGGTGAAGCAGCTGGCATTATTACCTTCTTGAAAGACAAAAG TGTGGACGAGCTCAGGAAGCTTCTATCTGACAAAGATGCGTATCAGCAGTTTCTGCTCTCTCTTGACCAGGTCAAGGTCCAGAACAAT ATCAAAGATGAGCTCCGCAGAGAAACATTGCAGCTAGCTA GAGACAACTTAGAGAAGGAGCCGCAGATAACGGAGCTCAGAAACCAA TGCAGAATCATCCGTACGACTGAGCTAGCAGCTGCGCAAGAAAAGCTTAATGAGCTGGAAAGACAAAAAGAAGAGATCCTCAAGTTCTACTCCCCTGCTTCTCTTCTTAATAAACTTCAAG AGGCTATGAATCAGGTTGATGAAGAATCTGAAGCTCTGCAAGAGAAGTTCCTAGAGAAGGAAATTGATACAGCTGCTTTTGTTCAGAAATACAAGAAGCTGCGCACTATCTATCATCGACGTGCATTGATTCATCTTGCTGCTAAAACCTCAACCATCGGTTGA